GGCGGGCGTGGCCACGTTCGGCCTGCCGCGCATCGAGGCGGCGCCCAGCTTCGACCTCGTCCTGTCGGGCGGCACCATCGTCGATGGCACGGGGGCGCCGGTCTTCACCGCCGACCTCGGCCTGCGCGGAGGCCGCATCGCGGCGCTCGGCGCCATCGCGCCGGAGCAGGGACGCCGCGCCCTCGACGTCTCGCGGTTCCATGTCTGCCCCGGGTTCATCGACATCCACACGCACTCCGACGGCGGAATCCTCCGCTACCCCACCGCCGACAGCCGCGTGCGCCAGGGCGTGACCACCGAACTCACCGGTCACTGCGGGTCGTCTGCCGCCCCCCTGGCCGGCCTGCCGGCGGAACGCCGGCGCGCTGCCTGGCGCGAGAACGGGATCGACGCCACGTGGTCGGACGTCGCGTCCTACCTCGACACGCTCGAACGCACCGGCATCGCCATCAACCAGGCCCTGCTCGTCGGGCAAGGCACATTGCGCGACAACGCCGTCGGCCTCGTCGATCGGCCGCTCACGCCCGACGAGATGACGGCCGTGCTGCGCGCCGTCGAGGAAGGGATCGAGCAGGGCGCGTTCGGTTTGTCGACCGGCCTCGAGTACACGCCGGGGCGCTACACGCCGACCGTCGAGATCGTGGCGATGGCCCGCATCGTGGCCCGCCACGGCGGCCTCTACGCCACGCACATCCGCAACGAAGAAACGATGCTGCTCGAGGCGGTGGACGAAGCCATCTCGATCGGCCGGCAGGCCGGGGTACGGGTCGAGATCGCGCACCTCAAAGCCGCGGGCCGACCGAACTGGGGCAAGCAGGCGGCCTCGCTCCACCTGATCGAGTCGGCCCGGCGGTCGGGGATCGACGTCGGTGCCGACGCGTATCCCTACACCGCGTATTCCACGAGCCTGACCATCCTCCTGTCGGATGCGGCCCTCGAAGGCGGGATGCCTGCCGTCGTCGAGCGCCTGCGCGATCCCGCCTGGCGCGCGCGGATCCGGCGCGAGGTCGACCAGCAGATGGCGAAGGAACTCGGCGACTACGCGCTCATCGTGATCAGCAGCGTGCGTTCGCCGGCGAACCGGCCGGTCGTCGGCCGCACGATGACCGACATCGCCGGGCTCTGGAACGTCGACCCGGTCGACGCGGTGCTGCGGCTGATTGAAGAAGAGGAGGGCGGGGTCTCGTTCATCGGGCACGGCATGAGCCCGGAGAACGTGGACATGGTGCTCGGCCACCCGCTCGTGATGGTGGGGTCGGACGGATCGTCGATGGCGCCGGTGGGCCGCGCCGCCGAGACGCGCCCGCACCCGCGCTCGTACGGCACGTTCGCGCGCGTGCTCGGCTACTACTGCCGCGAGCGCCAGTTGTTCGACCTGCCGACGGCGGTGAAGAAGATGACGAGCCTCCCGGCCGACCAGATCGGCCTCGCCGGCCGCGGCCGCATCGCGCCAGGCCAGGCTGCCGATCTCGTCGTCTTCGACGCCGGCCGCGTGCGCGACACCGCCACGTTTGACGCTCCCCACCAGTACCCCGAAGGCATCGCCCACGTCCTCGTGAACGGCGTGTTCGTCGTCGAGAACGGCGCGCACACCGGGGCCACGCCAGGGAGAGCGCTGCGTAANNNNNNNNNNNNNNNNNNNNNNNNNNNNNNNNNNNNNNNNNNNNNNNNNNNNNNNNNNNNNNNNNNNNNNNNNNNNNNNNNNNNNNNNNNNNNNNNNNNNGCCTTTGCCGCCTCGACGCTGCGCTCGACGTCGGCGAGCAGCCGCCTCGCGTCGTACACGATGCCGTCCTTGATGACCGTGGAGACGCCGCCCACCCGCTCGACAGCACCCGTCGTGTCGTTCAGCCGCACCGCGCCCGTGCCGTAGAGCACCTGCAGGTTCTCGATGGGGTTCTCGTCGACCAGCACGAGGTCGGCGAGCAGTCCGGCACGAATCAGCCCGAACTCGATCGGCCGGCCCGTCGGCTTCGCAATGGCTTCGGCCCCGTGCAGTGTCGCCGCACGGATCACCTCGAGCGGATGGAAGCCCGCCTCCTGCAGCATCTCGAGCTCGCGAACGTAGCTGAAGCCGTAGAGACCGTAGATGTACCCGGAGTCGGTGCCGACACCGACCCTGCCGCCCCGATTCTTGTACTCGTTCACGAACTCGAACCAGCGCTCGTAGTTCTTCTTCCACGCCACCTCGTCGGCGGTCGTCCAGTCGAAGAAGTAGGCGCCGTGCGCCCGGCGGTTCGGCTGGTAGGTCTGCCACACGACCGGCAGCGTGAAGCGCGCGTGCCAGTCGGCGTTGCGCGCCCGCATCACGTCGCGGCCAGCCTCGTAGGTCGAGAAGGTCGGGTCGAGCACCAGGCCGAGCGCGAGCAACTCGTCCTGCACGGCCCGCCAGCGTGGACTGTCGGGGCCGGGCACCTGCTGCCAGAGGCGGCCGGCGTTCGCGAAGCGGTGCTGTTCGTCGCCGTACTGGTAGTCGACCGGGAAGTCCTGCACCTGTCCGGGCCCGAGCACCGCCTCCGGCAGCCCGTACCAGTGCTCGAGCGTGTCGAGCCCGAGCCGGGCCGCGTCGAGCGCGTCGACCCGACCCACGTGCGTCTGCGGCAGGTGGGCCGCCGTGCCGAGCCCGCGCGCTCTCGCCTCGTCGACGAGCGCCGCCATCACCGGCGGGTCGAACCCGAAGATCTTGATGCCGGCGAGGCCCTGCTCGGCCACCCAGCGCACGTACGCGCGCGCCGCCTCCGGCGTCGTGAGCGGGCCGCCGGTATAACCCTGCTCGAGACGGATGTAGCCAGGGTTCGTGCTCGCGTAGGGCACGATGCGGGGCGCGACGATCTCGTTGCGGGCGCTGCGGTCGCGCTCGCGCAGGGTCCATGCGGTCCCGTTGTGCGAGGCCGGGTCGCGCGTCGTGGTGATGCCGTGCGCGAGCCACAGCTTGTACATGTACTCCGCCGGGATACCCGGCCGCGTATGGCCGTGGAGGTCGATGAAGCCCGGCATCACGTAGCGGCCGGTCCCGTCGATCTCGCGATCGCCGCGCGAGGGGCGCCCGGCCTGCCGAATCGGCACGCCCGGGTACCCCACGCTGCGTACCTCGACGATCCGGTTCCGCTCGATGACGATGTCGACGGGACCCTGGGGCGGGGCGCCGCTGCCGTCGATCATCGTGACGCCGCGGATGACGAGGCGCGCGAAGGGGCCCTCGCCCTCCCCGGGTCGTCGATCGGGTCCCGGCTCGCTGAAGCCGCCCGGGGTCGAGGTCGGATAGCCGCTGGCCCGCTCGTAGACCTGCTCCCCCGGCGCCTGCGCGGCGAGACCGATGGCGAGAGCGAGCCCGGCCACGAGCGCCGCCGGCAACGACGGTGCCGTGAGGACCTGGGACCGAGCCGACCTGCGGCTGGCGTGGAAGGGAACCATCGGCGCGCGTCTCCTGGAAGCGACCATCATCGGGGTGGGCCCGCGCATTGTGGCCCGGGCAGGGCCAACGCGGCAACCACCGCGACGGCCCGGGGACGAACGCCGCCCCCGCTACCGAGGCGCCGAGCCGGCCGATCGCTCGGCGCGGGCCGTCGGGCGGTGGTATACTTGGCCGTTATGCTGTATTACCTGCTCTCCACCGTGTACGTGCTCGTCTGCCTCCTGCTGCTCGTCGTCGTGCTGCTGCAGCAGGGGAAGGGTGGCGACATCGCGAGTGCGTTCGGCGGCGGAGGAAGCCAGACGGCGTTTGGCGCTCGCCAGGGTGCGACGGTGTTGACGAAGGCGTCGACGGTGCTCGGGGCGCTCTTCATGGTCGGCGCGCTGATGCTCGCCATCATCGGACAGCGCGGGCCGGGCTCGGTGGTCGGCGGGACCGGAGCGCCCGCGCCGGTCCAGCAGGCCCCCGTCCAGGCGCCTGCGTCCCCGACGGAGGCACCGCAGCCGCCGGCCACGCCGGGCGGCGTGCAGCCGCAGCAGCCCTAGAGTCAGAATTCTCTCCCTCTTCGCGGAAGTGGCGGAATTGGCAGACGCACCAGCTTGAGGGGCTGGCGCTCGCAAGAGCGTGGGGGTTCGAGTCCCCCCTTCCGCACCATTCGACTCGGGCGCGTCGCGCCCTCGCTCATGGCACGCCAGGGCGGCTCAGGCATCGGCCCTCGCACCGCTCGCGCCTTGGCACGAGTCCCCCCTTCCGCACCATTCGACTCGGGCGCGTCGCGCCCTCGCTCATGGCACGCCAGAGCGGCTCAGGCATCGGCCCTCGCGCCGCTCGCGCCTTGGCACGAGTGTCCCCCCTTCCGAGAGTTGACCGGTCAGCCACCCTCCCCGTAAGACTCCCCGGCTTCCGGCCTCCCCTTGGTGCGTTGCTGCGAGGCGTGTTCGATGAGGCCCGCCGAGGGCGGGCTCGAAACAGGTCTGGCCAGCGTTGTCTGGGGAGGAACCCGGGTCCCACCGGCCGTGGAGCACAATAACCTACGATTTGATCAACACAATAACCTATACATGATACGACTTAATAACCTACGATAGACGCGGCTCCATTCCCTATAGATGGCCCGCCGCGCCCGTGAACCCTGGATAGAACCGATGGTAACGCCGCAGGAGAAACTGGCCGAGTCTCTGGATGTCTTGCACGAGCTGCAAGCGCGCGGCGTCGTGGCTATCCGCTCGTCTGCCTTGAGCCGCACGCACCGCGAGCGCCTGCTCGGCGCCGGTTTCCTGCGAGAAGTGATCAAGGGCTGGTACATCCCCGCGCGCCCGGACGAAGCGCCGGGCGACAGCACGCCGTGGTACGCGTCGTTCTGGGTTTTTTGCGCCGCCTACCTGGCCGCGCGCTTCGGCAACGACTGGTGCCTTTCTCCCGAGCAGTCGCTTGCGCTGCATGCCGGCAACAGGGCCGTGCCGGCGCAGTTGCTCGTGCGCACACCAAGGGGCGGCAACAAGCCCACCGCGCTGCCGCATGGTACGTCGCTGTTTGATGTGCGCTACGCGATGCCCAAAGACCGCGAGGTCGTCGAGCGCGATGGTCTGCGGCTGTTCTCCGTTCCGGCGGCGCTGGTGGCGATATCGGAGCAGCACTTTCGCCGCGCG
This genomic window from Acidobacteriota bacterium contains:
- a CDS encoding D-aminoacylase — encoded protein: MLTTRRAFLNTGAAAAAGVATFGLPRIEAAPSFDLVLSGGTIVDGTGAPVFTADLGLRGGRIAALGAIAPEQGRRALDVSRFHVCPGFIDIHTHSDGGILRYPTADSRVRQGVTTELTGHCGSSAAPLAGLPAERRRAAWRENGIDATWSDVASYLDTLERTGIAINQALLVGQGTLRDNAVGLVDRPLTPDEMTAVLRAVEEGIEQGAFGLSTGLEYTPGRYTPTVEIVAMARIVARHGGLYATHIRNEETMLLEAVDEAISIGRQAGVRVEIAHLKAAGRPNWGKQAASLHLIESARRSGIDVGADAYPYTAYSTSLTILLSDAALEGGMPAVVERLRDPAWRARIRREVDQQMAKELGDYALIVISSVRSPANRPVVGRTMTDIAGLWNVDPVDAVLRLIEEEEGGVSFIGHGMSPENVDMVLGHPLVMVGSDGSSMAPVGRAAETRPHPRSYGTFARVLGYYCRERQLFDLPTAVKKMTSLPADQIGLAGRGRIAPGQAADLVVFDAGRVRDTATFDAPHQYPEGIAHVLVNGVFVVENGAHTGATPGRALR
- a CDS encoding amidohydrolase family protein encodes the protein MIDGSGAPPQGPVDIVIERNRIVEVRSVGYPGVPIRQAGRPSRGDREIDGTGRYVMPGFIDLHGHTRPGIPAEYMYKLWLAHGITTTRDPASHNGTAWTLRERDRSARNEIVAPRIVPYASTNPGYIRLEQGYTGGPLTTPEAARAYVRWVAEQGLAGIKIFGFDPPVMAALVDEARARGLGTAAHLPQTHVGRVDALDAARLGLDTLEHWYGLPEAVLGPGQVQDFPVDYQYGDEQHRFANAGRLWQQVPGPDSPRWRAVQDELLALGLVLDPTFSTYEAGRDVMRARNADWHARFTLPVVWQTYQPNRRAHGAYFFDWTTADEVAWKKNYERWFEFVNEYKNRGGRVGVGTDSGYIYGLYGFSYVRELEMLQEAGFHPLEVIRAATLHGAEAIAKPTGRPIEFGLIRAGLLADLVLVDENPIENLQVLYGTGAVRLNDTTGAVERVGGVSTVIKDGIVYDARRLLADVERSVEAAKA
- the secG gene encoding preprotein translocase subunit SecG; the protein is MYYLLSTVYVLVCLLLLVVVLLQQGKGGDIASAFGGGGSQTAFGARQGATVLTKASTVLGALFMVGALMLAIIGQRGPGSVVGGTGAPAPVQQAPVQAPASPTEAPQPPATPGGVQPQQP